In the Enterococcus rotai genome, TTCAATAAAAACTGGCGTGATCTCGCTGTTAAACTAGTGAATGATGGTACCTTACAAACACAACCTGCTGCAGATGGTCGGACACCTAACGTCAAACCAATCACGAAACAAGATGTTCTCGATGCTCGCTTCTCACCAGAATCCATTACGATCATGCATACAAACGATGTTCACGGCCGCTTAGAAGGCAACGGCAAGGATGTTTTAGGCATGGCTCGATTAAAAACGTACAAAGATTTAGTACAACCTGACCTTTTGATTGATGCAGGAGATGTTTTCCAAGGTTTGCCGATTTCCAATTTCTCTAAAGGAATGGATATGGCAGCTGTCATGAATGAAGTGGGCTACGATGCGATGGCTGTTGGCAACCATGAATTTGACTTTGGATTTGATACGGCCATGGAATATAAGAACAAACTAAACTTTCCAATCTTATCCAACAACACATTTAAAGATGGAAAATTGGTCTTTGAACCTTACACAATCGTTGAAAAAACTGGGAAGAAATACGCAATTATTGGGGTAACGACACCAGAAACAGCAACTAAAACTCACCCAAACAATGTAAAAGGTGTGACGTTTGCCGATCCAATCGCTGAAACGAAAAAAGCAATCAACACAATCAAAGATTCTGGTGAAGCGGTTACTGCTTATGTTGTAACAGGTCATTTAGGCATCGACGAAACCACACCACATGAATGGCGTGGCGATACATTGGCTGAAACATTAAGTAAAGAATATCCTGATTTGAATATCACTGTTCTAGATGGCCATTCACATACAGCTGTAGATGGCGGCAAACAGTTTGGAAACGTCATGTATACCCAAACAGGGAATTACTTGAATAATGTCGGTTTAGTAGATGTTGACTTAACAGACCTTAGCAAAAAAACAGCTTCCTTAACACCAGCAGAATCTTTAGCTAGCTTAGAGGAAAATCCTGCAGTCAAAGCATTAGTTGATCAAGCTAAAGCTAATTTTGAAGAGTGGGGATCAGAGGTTGTGATTGAAAACAATCCTTATCAATTCAATGGAGAACGCGATAATGTACGAACGAGAGAAACCAATTTAGGGAATTTGATTGGAGATGCCATGTGGACTTATGGACAACACGGCTTTAAAAACCAAACTGATTTCGCTGTTACAAATGGTGGGGGTATCCGAGCAAATATTGAACCTGGCAAAGTAACGTTAGGTGATGTTATTGCCGTCATGCCATTCGGAAATAGTATCTCTCAAATCAGTGTTACAGGTAGCCAAGTCAAGGATATGTTTGAATTATCCCTTCGCTCTATGGCTCAAAAAGACGAAAATGGCAAGATCATATTAGATGACTTTAATCAGCCTAAACTTGGTGCAAATGGCGGTTTCCTTCATGTTTCCAGCACGATTCGTGTACACTATGATTCAACTAAAAAAGGGTCTTTACTGCCAGCAGACGAAGGCAATGGGACAGATAAAACCATCGTTGGAGAACGAGTACTGCAAATTGAAGTTCAAGACCGCACAACTGGAAAATTCGCGCCAATCGATGAAAAAGCAACCTATTATATGGCGACAAACGACTTCTTGGCAGCTGGCGGCGATGGCTACGATATGCTAGGCGGCGAGCGTGAAGAAGGCCCTTCTTTAGACACAGTCTTGATCAATCATCTAAAACAAGGTACAAACCTTCGCTTATATGATGCTGCTACAAATATTGACTTATCACAATACAAAGAAGCCTTTCCAGGCGAACGGATCGTTTCCATTTCAGAAGCTGAGTTCAATAAGAAAAACAAACCCGAACCTGTACCAAATCCTGATCCAAAAGATCCAGATAAAACAAAACCGAATGAGTTAAAACCAGCAAAACCTAGTGATAAAACAGTGAATTACCCGAAAATGGGTGAAAAAATTGTTACCTACGGTGGTTTAGGTATCCTTATCATTGGTCTTTCTGGTTACAGTTTCTATGAATATAATCGTAAACGGAAAATAGGATAACTAAAAAAAGAGCGTGGGACAAAACTTAAAAAAAGTTTTGTTTCGCGCTCTAAATCCGAATAAACGGCGAGAAAAAAGCAGCTCCTTCGGAAATAAGCTGAAATTCACAAAAATTTGAAAAGCAATTTCCGTGAATTCCCTCTTATTTCTCGGAGCTAAACGCTTTTGTCTCGGCCTCTTTTTTCTTATTTCTCGTTATTCATATAAGGCATGTTTTTCCCATAGCCTTCTTTATTCACTTGTCTTGCACGAGCAATCGCTAAGTCAAACTCTGCTACATCATCTGTAATGGTTGAACCTGCTGCGATAACTGAATTCGCGGCAACATTCACAGGGGCGATCAAGTTTGTCGCTGATCCAATAAACGCGTGATCGCCAATGCTCGTCCGATGTTTGTCTTTACCATCATAGTTCACAAAAACTACACCGCAGCCAACATTGATATTTTTACCTAAGTCAGCGTCCCCAACATAAGTCAGATGACCAACTTTAGTATCTTCTGCCACCGTTGCATTTTTGATTTCCACAAAGTTACCAACGTGAACACGTTCGCCGATTTCAGCTTTTGGACGAATATGAGCAAATGGGCCTACGTCTGCATCTTTGCGAATAATACTTTCTTCGACAACAGATTGGGTGATTTTCACATTATCTTCAATTACACTATCAACGATTTCAGAATGGGCACCGATGAAACAATCAGCCCCGATGACTGTTTTCCCTTTTAAATGAACACCGGCTTCAATCACTGTATCTGAACCAATCACAACGCCTTCGTCAATATACGTTGAATCAGAATCAACGAATGAGACACCATTTTTCATATGCATCGTATTTAAACGACGGTGCATGATTTTATTCGCCTCAGCTAAGGCCACACGATCATTGATTCCCATCGCTTCTTCAAAGTCAGCCATTTGATAGGCCGCGACAGTTTTACCTTCTTTTTTAAGGATCTCAATAATATCTGTTAAATAATATTCGCCTTGGGCATTGTTGGTATTGATTTTAGATAAAGCATTGAATAACGCCTCGTTATCAAAACAAAATGTCCCAGTATTGATTTCTTGAACACGAGCTTCTTGTTCAGATGCATCTTTTTGCTCCACGATTTTTTCAACGATGCCCACATGATCACGAATGATACGACCGTATCCAGTTGGATCTTCCGCATGCGCTGTTAAAATCGTCGCACTGGCGTTTTTACCTTGGTGGTAATCAAAAAGGTTCGCTAATGTTTCAGAAGTCAAAAGCGGTGTATCTCCTGTGATAACAAGAGTCGTTCCTTTTTTGCCTGCCAAATGCGATTCTGCTTGCAACACAGCGTGTCCTGTTCCTAATTGTTCTGCTTGTAAAGCATATTGGCTACGCTCACCTAAATGGCTTTTGATTGCTTCTGCACCATGACCTACGACCGTGACAACTTCACTTGGATTCGTTTTTTCCACTTGATCCATGATGTGCTCTACCATTGGTTTTCCAGCGACAGGGTGCAACACTTTATAAAGTTTTGATTTCATACGTGTTCCTTTACCGGCAGCGAGGATGATGACATATCTGTTTTCCAATTGCTTCACTCCTAAGATTTGTTTTATTTTCAATAGTTTATTTCGAATTAAAATAGCGCCATGTTTTAGTTTAGCTTACTCTTTATGGTTTTTCAACTGAACCAATTGCTTTTTTGCTATACCAATTTATAAATTTGAGGATTTGCGTTATAATAAAGGAAAATTATGTTAGCGGGGTGATAATATGATACCAATTCAAAAACACGTATCTCGATCAAAAGCCCATTCAGGTTTGACATAATAAAGTGCTTTGGTTGTTGAAGGATTGCCTTTACGCAAAGTACTTTATCACTTGAATGATAGAGAGGAAATCCATTATGAATAAACAAATACAACCATATCAATTTAATTTTATTAGAAAGCAAGCCAATATTTTGCTACAAGCTCATTTATCTGTAAATGATAAAAATACAATCAAAACACTGCAAGCGATCGTTCTTGAGAAAATCAATGAACAGTTTGGCGCAGATAAAGATCAGTTACAGCCTTTATTAGAAGGATTTTTAGAAGCTGCGACTTCTAAGCCTAGACTGGAACACTATTTGGAAGGGTTAAAAGAAGCGGTTATTCCGTTTGATCCGCCTTCAAAACAACGGCTGACAAAGCTCTTTAAAAAGACCAAGAAATTGAAAATTCCAGAATGGGAAACAATGGATTTGAGAGATTATACCTTTTACAGTTGGAATGATAGTGGAAAACAACAAAAATTTATTATCGCTTCAATCGATGGGCAACTAGTCGGCGTTTCCGGAACGATTGCTCCTACGACTCAAAAAGGCATCTGCCCTATTTGTCATGAAACGTCAGAAGTTGCGATGTTTCTGTCTAAGGTGAAAGAATCTGGTGATGGTATGTACACAAAGCGTGGGAATTATATTTGCTATGATAGTGAGAAATGTAACCATAATATTGAGCGTAGAGAAGAGTTAGAAGCGTTCGTTCAGAATGTGAAGTTTATGAAATAAAAAAATGCAGATAAACATAGTTTTATTGAAAGATGAAGCAAGCACCTATTTATACTTAAGTACTTTTGTTTTAATATACTTTTCATGTACAATAATAATGAAAAGAGAAATATATCTTAGTGTATCTCTCGTGTAGAACCGTTTAAGAGGGTAGCGATTTTAATTACAAATTAGTAACCGTTATTTCGCCAAAGATATGAGCGGTTACTTTTGTTGTCGTTTGTAAGCTATCTATAATCAAACTAATCAAAGCAATGATAAAAATACTAAAATTTATAATCAATTGAATTGTGTCTAATGCTGATAAGAGGCTTTCTCCTTTACTAATTTATTAGTACCACTTGATTCAATACATTTTTCTTCATGAATTACATACTACCTTCTCCTTCGGTTACTAAACATTTTTGACAACTGTACCATTTTGTTTTTAAATCGGTATACTACTCCACGTATATTCATCACTATATTGAACTAACACGAGCTCATGTATATCTTTTGTAGTTATATTAGGCACTTTTTACAAATTAAGTATTTCTTTGAAATCTGTTAAATTTAGTTTGTCCAGTAGTTGACTATATATGAAATCACATTTCCATCAATGCCTTCTGCTTCAATTCTTATTGAGGTTCGTTCATTATCTTTATCATATCTGATAACCACTTCAGTATTTTCTTCAGAGTTTCCCTGACCACTTAAAATGTATTTTTCTTTCTTTAAATTAGACGTACAATTACATGTGGCAACTGACAGAAATGTGATAACTGCTCTCATGTACGAAATTTTTATGTTGATTACTGCACCACTTTTTGTGGCTCTGGTAACAAAACTAGTCGATCATTGGTTATCTGATCAGGTTGGTAATTAAAGCGGTTGCCTACTAAACGTACTAGCCGTCCATCCAGTGTACAAGAAAGATCCTACCTCGCTATAGGAGACTTGCATGTGCTAATTTTCAGGTATTAAATTGGCACAATTTTGATCATTGAAAATAATTGACCCTTCCGTTGATGTCAGTAAAGAAACCAACAATTTAAGAAAGGCACTTTCTCCACTCCAGATGGTCCAGTGATTGTTGTATATCTGCTTTTTTCAAATGATGTAGTGATATCGTTTAGAATTAATTGTTCTTCCTGTTGAAAAGATAGATTTCAGTTTTTAACAAGATTGATCATTCCTTTTGATTGTTATTAAGAACCTATTCCCATTATTTAATTATTTTTTCTTCCTTATTATCTTGTTAGTCAGTCAACGCTTCTCATAAGACTATTTTGCGCGCCTTGAATTAAGTTGTTAATCAAATAAATTCATTTTTTTTGCAATTCTTTACCGAAATAAGCAGATACTCCCATCCTTCTTATATACCTCCTAGACAAATTTAATTTCTGCTGAAAACAAGAACAGAGTATAAAAATGTTACGTATATAAAAAATCGCACAAAAAAATCTATACGCATCTTGACTAAATCTATCAAGATGCGTATAGAGATCTATATTATTCAAAATATGCCCACGTAGCTTCCGTTTCTTTCGAAAACAAAATAGTGGTTTGTTCTGATTCTAAGAATACCCTAAAACTAAAAACACGTTCTCCTTCGTTTAAATACAGTTCTATAAAACTATTATCAACAAACACATCCACTGTGATGTTATTTGCTAATTCAGCAATTTCACATGTTCGTTTCATACCATATTCGGTATCAATTTTTTTAGCTAAATGGCTACGATCAATCGTTACTGTTTCTTTTTTTTCATCTAAATTCAATTGCCAAAAATCATCTTTTGTACCAAAGTAAATAGTCGAATCTTGTTCTTTGTTCAATTCAAATTGAAGATGATAATACGGGGATTCTAAATTAAGTAGTTCAGTGACCATTGTTTGTTTATTGGTAAACTGTTTTTGTAATTCTTGTGACGGAAAACGCCTAAATTTTCCATTTATTAATTTCATCTCTTGTGCAGTTGTCAATCCATGTTTCCAACCCTCAGTATCAATTGGATACACTTGCTCACCACAACCAAACCAGCCAAAAGTTAACGGCAACTGATTCTTTCCATAAAATGATTGTGGGGCATAATAATCAAAACCAGCATCCAACTCATCCACGTGCTCTAATTCAAACGTTCTTTTTTCAACATCCAATTGTCCTACTAAATAAATTGAGGAAAAACGATTTTGGTAACGATACGTTTCTTTCTCATAGCCCATCGGTGATAAAAATAAAACATCTTTTCCATCAATCGTTACAAGGCTCGGACATTCTAACATATAACCTTTATCGATCGGTAAATCAATCGTTCCTTGATACGTCCAATCCAATAAATTAGTACTCTTATACAAAAGCAATTCACCAATGTCGCCAAAACCCGTTTGTTCTCCCTCCACAAAACGACCTCCACCAAGTAACATATAAAAAGAACCGTTACGCTCAAAAACAAAAGGATCTCTTAATTCTTGACTAAATCCTTTCGGTGCACCATCAATGATTGGATTCTTCGGATATTTAGTAATAGTTCCTTTTTTATCCATGATCGCCAAAGCTTGCTTCGCTAACTTCCCTGTATCTGTTTTATAGTTCGCTGTATAAAACAAATAGAGTTCGTCATTGTATTCAAATGCATTACCAGAATAAGCACCATTTTTTTCATATTCTTCATCAGGAATAAGAGCAAAACCTTCATCTTTGAATTTAACCAAGTCTTCAGAAGTAGCATGGCCCCAATGTTTCATTCCATGAAAAGAATCAAATGGAAACCATTGATAAAATACTTGATACTTGCCATTAAAATAGCTCAAACCATTTGGATCATTCATCAAGCCTGTCTTGGGGTATAAATGATACTTTGGGAGATAGGCGCTCTCGTTTATTTTTTCTTCTAATTGACTTAAATATTCTTGCCATTCCGTCGTATAAAATGTATATTTTTCAATTTTTTTACTCATCAATTGCTCTCAGACGTCCCTTCTTTTTATAAGGTACTACCTTTCCCTATTTCTGCTCCTTTTACCCCTTTAACTCGATTCCAAACAATCAAAATAATAATCGGTAAAATAAATGCCATTAAATTTCCGATGATATAAAAGATCAATCTAGGTGGGTATACGATCGTCAAACCTGGTAGACCTGTTAAAGCAAAACTTGTTGCTTTGACATCAAATATTTTCATAAAAGCACCACCGATCCCTGCTGAAAATGAAGCAGCAAGAAATGGAATGATCGAGTCACGTAAATTGACTGCAAAAATTGCTGGTTCTGAAATACCAAATAATGTTGGAACAAAGCTAGACATTGCTGTTTCACGACGCTTAGAATTTTTCTTTGCAAGGAAAAACATGCCCAATGCTGCTCCACCTTGTGCGATGATTGAAACGGACCATAATGGTTGAATGTAGTTGAATCCTGTGGCCACAACTAATTGCGCTTCAATGGCCTGGATCGCGTGTTGCGTGCCCGTTACAACAAGTGGCTGAAGCAATGCTGCAAAAACAAAGGCACCCACAAATCCTGTTTTGTTATATAGAATATCAATGATCCATCCTAATCCCGTGCCGATTGCATTACCGATTGGACCAAATACTAAGAATAAAGCAAGAGCAGAGAATAAAATCGTAACTGTCGGTACCAAAATAAAACTCAACGCTTGTGGTGTTTTTTTCTTCGCAAATGCTTCTGTTTTTGATAAGAACCATGCCGTTAAAATTGCTGGAAACACGCCGCCTTGGAACCCAACTTGTGGGATGGATAATCCAAATACATGCCAAGAGGATAGGGTATCATAATTGCCCAAGACAAAGTCATTACGATTCATCAAATCTGGTGTAATCATCACAAAACCTAACACTAAACCCAAGATCGGATTTCCACCAAATCGTTTGGTTGCTGAATACATGACTAAGACAGGAAGATAAGCAAATGTTGTCGCAATAACGCCTAGAAAACTAGCTAAATCTTGCGCCCAAAGCCATTCCTCCGCCATTGATCCGCCTAAAAAGCCAAATTGTGTCGTTAATAGTGACTTCAATCCTAAAATCATCGCCGCCCCAACAAAAGCTGGAATGATTGGAATGAATATATCAGAGAATACTTTAAATGCTTGTTGTAATTTATTCTGTTGCTTCGTTCCAGAGGCTTTTACATCTTGCAATGAAGCTTCCTTTATCCCTGAAACTTCTTGAAATGCAGCAAAAACCTTTTCTACTGTTCCTGTACCAAAAATAATTTGTAATTGTCCACTATTAAAAAATACTCCTTTAACGCCTTCGATATTTTCTAATGTTTCTTTATTATAATTATTACTATCATTCAATACTAAGCGTAAACGCGTAACGCAATGAGCAGCATTCGCTATATTTTCTTTTCCCCCGACACCTTCTAATACTTCTTCAGCAATTTTTTTATAATCCAAACTATTCATCTCCTTGATTGTTTTAGAAAAAACCATTTTTGGAACGTTCCATATATAATTATTATAATACTTGGAACGTTCCAAAAAAGCAAGGGCTTTCAAACAAAAAAATTGGATTTATTTTTCATCCAATTTTCTAGTCGTCTTAAATTCTGTAAACTTCACTGGTAATATATGTTTCTTTTGTATAGCTAAGCTATCATCAAATTCCACTAACTCTTTCACACTTAAACGAGCAATCTCACGCACATCCTGAGACATTGTTGAAATAGTCAATGACTGATTAGAAAAGCTTCTAGCACCATCGAAACCAACTAATTGTACATCTTCTGGAATCGACCACGGTAAATGTGCAAATGTATTAAAAACAAATTCTGCATATCGATCTGTTACAGTAAAAATCCCATCAAAAGGACAATTCTCTGAAAATTTTTCAGTTAGAAATAGATCTAGTCTTTTGGGAAAATCAATTGAGTTTCCTTTATCTAAATAAACTTCATATTCCAATTCATTATGAGTACAATAATCAATAAAACCATTCATTCGTTCAAAAATACCTAAATTATTGGGTAACTCTCTTAAAATTAACAGCAGTCGTTTTGATCCTCGTTTATGCAATTCTTCTGCTGCTTGTCTAGCCCCACCAAAATTGTCACTTGTTATAAATGGAATAGCACTATTAAAATAACGCTCAATTGAAACAATCGGTATGTTTGAAATAAGATAGGGTTCTATATCACTGTAGGAAATAGTCAAAATTCCTTTGACTTTCTGTTCTTGCGCCATTTTTATATAGTCTAACTCTAAATTATAATCATTTTGAGAATTACATAATAACATTTTAAAATTTTGAATTTGCAATTCTAACTGGATATAATAGGCCAATTCAGAAAAAAATGGCGTCCATATCGTTGGTAATATAAATACAATGATGTCACTTTCTTGTTTTTTTAATGATCTAGCCGCTTGATTTGGTATATAATTCAACTCTTCAATTGCTTTTTCTACTCTAGCAGCTAATTCTGGCTTGATTTTTACGTGATTGACATAATTGGATACAGTCCCTCTAGAGACGTTTGCTTTTTTTGCAACATCATTCATATTGACCATTTACCTTCACCTCACTAGATAGTATATCATAATAAAAAATGTGGCATAATTATTTTAAGCTGCTATTCATATTCATTTGTTTAGTTTTTTTGGTATTTTACTGAAGCTTGCCAGGTAATAGTGAAAATTGGAACTTGTTTAAACTTTAGAAGCTGTCGTTATGAAATACTTGCTTATTCAGGCAATTAAAAAAGGCGTATTTATCTAATTTAATAGACTATTGCGGAAGTTTACTTATTTGATATCTTTTAGGATATGTTTCTTGAAAACCAATAGGATAGCTAATTTCTATCTAACCAAAAGCTGAGTTAAACAAACCAATTATACTTGGCGCATTGCAATGAATCTAAAAAATGATTGTCCGTATCCGCTCGCTTTACACTCAGGTCAAGGTTGGGTGTATCAGATAAAAACTTATGTCATAAACTGAAGAAACAGAACATTTTTCAAAGTCTGTCTCGAAAGGACAACAGTCTAGATAATTCAATCATGGAGAACTTCTTTAGTCTTCTAAAACAAGAAATTTATCACGGGAAAACCTATTCTAGTTTTGAAGAACTAAAAACGGGAATGGACACTTATATCTATTATTACCACAATGAACGAATGAAACAGAAATCAGACTGGAAAAGCCTGTATAGTTTCGAATAACCGAAAATAAAGCAGTTTAATAACAAAAAAACGGAGTAGATTTCTCTACTCCGAAAAAGGTCTAACTTTTTATGGTCACTATACATGCCAGTAACTCTTTATTATTCAAAGGAATTAAAATATTCTCCAGCCTTTTCTAATTCTTTATCATCATACTTTTCATATTTCTTCGCTTCGTGAAGAATCTTTTTGATTTCATGAATTGCTTTTTTCTCTGCAAACCATTTTTTCATTTCATGTTTTTTGTCCACGTCTTCATCTAATGTGTCGATTTTTTCAAGATCAGTATCAAGCTTTTCTACAGTCACCACAATTTTTTCAAGAACTTTATCTTCTTTTTTTTCGTAATCTGTCATATTAAACTACCTACCTTTCTTTAATTAAGTCAATATTATCACATTTCTAGATTTTATGTTAGTAATTAATATCAGTACATTGTATCAAATGGATCACTCTCATAAGGGGAAACTAGACCAATTACTGTTAACAATGGTGAATGCTTTTCACCCATGTATGGCAAGCCTGCTGTTGTAGAAGCTGAACTAATTAGGTTTGTTTTACCTATTGGTTATATATATATGTTCCAGATGAATTAGTCGTATTTGTGTTCCCTGTAGAATTAGAACTATAGTTCCTTTAGTTTTAATAGTTAAAACAATCGTTTTTTCTGCTAAATAACGTTTTTAACTAGTACGTGTTGTTGCTTCTAGACAATATCTAATTTGATGAACACCTGGTTCAGCTAAAGTACTGCTTAATTGGTATACTTGAATAGGATCTCCGATAACTTCGAAGCCAGCTTTTAACCCATCAGCATTTTCAAATGTTGCCCAGTTTAAAATATCTTCTTCGGTTAATTTGTCACCAACGTACATTGTTTTATATGAAACATTAATAGTCGGTTTAAGTTCTTCTGAAGAACTAAAGCTTGTTGACTCTGTACTTGAAGACTCGTTTCCGCCTAAGGACGAAGATTTTACAAGTTCTAGTGCACTATTGATAGCATCAATGTGTCCCAGTAAAGTAGTCTCTGAAATATTGGAACTGGTATAATAAACTGGACAGAGAGAAAAGAGAAAGCGAGGAAAATTCCTATGTCCAGACGTTCATTTGATAAAGCATTCAAAACAGCTGCAGTAAAATTAATTATTGAAGAAAGTTTTTCAGTTAATGAAGTGAGTGTTCAATTAGGTCTCCACGCCAATAGTTTGTACCGTTGGGTTCAAGAATACGAAAAATATGGAGATAGTGTGTTTCCCGGGAAAGGAAGCGCGCTTTTTGATGCTCAGTATGAAATAAAAAAGCTGGAACAAGAAAATCGTTATTTAGGGGAGGAGCTTGAACTGTTAAAAAAGTTCAGGGTATTCTTGAAGCCAAGCAAGAAATACGATTTCAATTCTTGAAAGACAATAAAGAGACAGTAAACATTCAACGGGCTTGTCAAACACTCAATGTTTCAAAATCTGGTTTTTATGAATTTCTCAAAAGAAAACCCTCAAAAAGAAAACGGGAAAATCAACTGCTTAAAGAAGAGATTGGTGTTATTTTTCATGAACATCATGGACGATATGGAACCATTCGAATCGTTAAAGTCTTAAAAGAAAGAGGGCTAATTGTTTACAGAAAATGCGTGGGAAAACTTCTCCATGAAATGGGTTATATGCGAAAGGCAGGACATATAAGTGGCTGCAATCATATTTTTACCATATGTGATTGTAAAACCTTTTAAAATTAAATTCTTAATCTATAAAATTAATCATGGACTTTTCGCTCACTTCTAACTAATTTAATTAAATAATAAGTTCGTAAATACTATTAAATTAATAAGATAAGTAAACTTAAAGATTCAATGATATTTATGTTTTGATATTTTAATTTGTACTCAAAACAGAGGACGAGAATGCAAGGAAGGACTAAGGTATCAGCTAATATGTTTTGATGTTCGTCGAATTTCTTTTTTTAGGTGCGATTTCTTTCAATATTCTTATTCCTTCTTAAAGATATCCGTTACAGATTCTGGTTGATAAAATCCATATGAACGAACATAAGCTACTTTTTTATGAAAAAACATTACTAATAAATAGTAGTCCGAAACCGACTAACATAATAACAGTTCCCCAAAGAATTTGAGAGAACATGCTTCTATCCCCAAAATATGCTCGAAGTAAAATAAATTTTTTTCCAAAGATAAAAATAAACAATCCTATTATAAAGAGAATTACACCCGCTATAACAAGAGGGTTTGTTGTATATCCATTGTTCATATTAATTCACCACCCTTTAAAATTGAAGTATTTCATTTTTTTATTTTATACAAAGCTAAAAAGTATCATCTGATCAAAACCTGTCGGTTACCAGAATTTTTGGTCCACCAAATTGTTTCGTTCATTGTCTTAATAAAGTATACATTGATTGAGTATTACTCTTTTTGTAATGCTAAACCGTCTACATCAATGGTACGATACAGATAATGTTGTTTCTCGATTCGTTTAATATAGGATTTATTCACTGTCCATAATAATCCTATTTTTTTGAATTCTTTTCTTTAAAATACTCTATTTTCATTGCTCCAAGCTATCTTTCTCAATATTTTGTACTAAAACAAACTTATTAGAAAATTTTTGCAATAACACTAGACCATTGTGCTTTTAATTTTTATTTTTCTATTTCTGCTTTCACGTCACTTGGAACTTCATTTTCTGTGATTTGGGTAGGAGCATTCACCCTTTTTTTACTTATTTCTGCTTTTATATACGTTCCAGGTTCAAATGATTTAGGGTCTTTACCCGCTATCTCAAAATCCAATTTTTGTTTATCACCGTTTGCTTTTACAAAAGTAACCGTATAATTATAAGAATAGCTATCTCCTATTTCAGTTCCTTTATCATCTTTTGTTGGCTCCTTAACAGGAATTTCTAATGGTGTGATAGCGTAGGCTGTAGAAGTCTTATATGTGTCATTATAATAGTTAAAACCAAAATAAGACACTATACCTAGTAGAATAATGCTTATTAATCCTAAAATTTTACT is a window encoding:
- a CDS encoding LacI family DNA-binding transcriptional regulator, which codes for MVNMNDVAKKANVSRGTVSNYVNHVKIKPELAARVEKAIEELNYIPNQAARSLKKQESDIIVFILPTIWTPFFSELAYYIQLELQIQNFKMLLCNSQNDYNLELDYIKMAQEQKVKGILTISYSDIEPYLISNIPIVSIERYFNSAIPFITSDNFGGARQAAEELHKRGSKRLLLILRELPNNLGIFERMNGFIDYCTHNELEYEVYLDKGNSIDFPKRLDLFLTEKFSENCPFDGIFTVTDRYAEFVFNTFAHLPWSIPEDVQLVGFDGARSFSNQSLTISTMSQDVREIARLSVKELVEFDDSLAIQKKHILPVKFTEFKTTRKLDEK
- a CDS encoding YxeA family protein, whose protein sequence is MSKILGLISIILLGIVSYFGFNYYNDTYKTSTAYAITPLEIPVKEPTKDDKGTEIGDSYSYNYTVTFVKANGDKQKLDFEIAGKDPKSFEPGTYIKAEISKKRVNAPTQITENEVPSDVKAEIEK
- a CDS encoding transposase; its protein translation is MSRRSFDKAFKTAAVKLIIEESFSVNEVSVQLGLHANSLYRWVQEYEKYGDSVFPGKGSALFDAQYEIKKLEQENRYLGEELELLKKFRVFLKPSKKYDFNS
- a CDS encoding glycoside hydrolase family 32 protein, translating into MSKKIEKYTFYTTEWQEYLSQLEEKINESAYLPKYHLYPKTGLMNDPNGLSYFNGKYQVFYQWFPFDSFHGMKHWGHATSEDLVKFKDEGFALIPDEEYEKNGAYSGNAFEYNDELYLFYTANYKTDTGKLAKQALAIMDKKGTITKYPKNPIIDGAPKGFSQELRDPFVFERNGSFYMLLGGGRFVEGEQTGFGDIGELLLYKSTNLLDWTYQGTIDLPIDKGYMLECPSLVTIDGKDVLFLSPMGYEKETYRYQNRFSSIYLVGQLDVEKRTFELEHVDELDAGFDYYAPQSFYGKNQLPLTFGWFGCGEQVYPIDTEGWKHGLTTAQEMKLINGKFRRFPSQELQKQFTNKQTMVTELLNLESPYYHLQFELNKEQDSTIYFGTKDDFWQLNLDEKKETVTIDRSHLAKKIDTEYGMKRTCEIAELANNITVDVFVDNSFIELYLNEGERVFSFRVFLESEQTTILFSKETEATWAYFE
- a CDS encoding IS3 family transposase; the encoded protein is MKDNKETVNIQRACQTLNVSKSGFYEFLKRKPSKRKRENQLLKEEIGVIFHEHHGRYGTIRIVKVLKERGLIVYRKCVGKLLHEMGYMRKAGHISGCNHIFTICDCKTF
- a CDS encoding PTS transporter subunit EIIC produces the protein MDYKKIAEEVLEGVGGKENIANAAHCVTRLRLVLNDSNNYNKETLENIEGVKGVFFNSGQLQIIFGTGTVEKVFAAFQEVSGIKEASLQDVKASGTKQQNKLQQAFKVFSDIFIPIIPAFVGAAMILGLKSLLTTQFGFLGGSMAEEWLWAQDLASFLGVIATTFAYLPVLVMYSATKRFGGNPILGLVLGFVMITPDLMNRNDFVLGNYDTLSSWHVFGLSIPQVGFQGGVFPAILTAWFLSKTEAFAKKKTPQALSFILVPTVTILFSALALFLVFGPIGNAIGTGLGWIIDILYNKTGFVGAFVFAALLQPLVVTGTQHAIQAIEAQLVVATGFNYIQPLWSVSIIAQGGAALGMFFLAKKNSKRRETAMSSFVPTLFGISEPAIFAVNLRDSIIPFLAASFSAGIGGAFMKIFDVKATSFALTGLPGLTIVYPPRLIFYIIGNLMAFILPIIILIVWNRVKGVKGAEIGKGSTL